TCACTTACTACGGTTACTCTTTACGCCAACCGGCTCTTGCCAGCCAGAGTTAAATCAATCAAAGGGATAAAGACTGTAGCTCAACCGGAACCTCTTCGGCGTCGCTGGCTTCCCTCAGGTAGTCATCCCGGCGCTGATTCCAGCAGTCTTCATCCCAGAGTTCAAACTTTTTGCCCTGCCCGAGCAAAATGCATTTTTTGCCCAGCCCGGCATAATCCCTTAGCAGTGGGGGCACCAAAACCCGACCATTGCCATCCATATCCAGATCAGTAGCATGGCCGATCAGAAGTCTTTGTATGCGGCGGGTCATGGGATGAAAGCTGGGCAGTGCTTCGATTTTTTTCTGAATGATATCCCACTCATCAACCGGATAAATGAGAATACACGGTTCATCGGTATCAATGGTTGCCACCAGACTTCCGGCGCAACGATCCCTCAAACCCTGCCGATAGCGGGTAGGAATAGCCAATCGTCCCTTGGCATCGAGATTGATAGCGTTAACACCGCGAAACAAATCTCTCTCCTTAATTCCAGAACTTTCCCTACAGGCAGCTTCCGGCTAACAA
Above is a window of Endozoicomonas montiporae CL-33 DNA encoding:
- the mraZ gene encoding division/cell wall cluster transcriptional repressor MraZ; translation: MFRGVNAINLDAKGRLAIPTRYRQGLRDRCAGSLVATIDTDEPCILIYPVDEWDIIQKKIEALPSFHPMTRRIQRLLIGHATDLDMDGNGRVLVPPLLRDYAGLGKKCILLGQGKKFELWDEDCWNQRRDDYLREASDAEEVPVELQSLSL